A genomic region of Ignavibacteria bacterium contains the following coding sequences:
- a CDS encoding MBL fold metallo-hydrolase — MRIKFIGATKTVTGSMHYLEINKTKILLDCGLYQGKRKDYFELNSRFDFFNPEEIDYLIVSHSHIDHIGNIPNLVKQGFSGKIICTNATSDLGKVMLLDSGHIQEKDIEFVNKKRKKKGEPPLEPLYTQKDAEKSLPLFKGIKLYNSFELDDNVELTFYNAGHILGSAITQLKIKNTGKVINLTFTGDLGRPNLPIIKDPDTIETPDILISEATYGARVHQPIHETKNILVDRIFYSLKRNGKIIIPAFSESRTQQLILLFHEIFDTFNFKIPIYIDSPLATAITRIYQKHIEEYDEETYRYIEKGKDPFQFECVHFTESVEESKALNDLREPAIIISASGMCENGRILHHLANNIENPNNQILIVGYNAAETLGRKIADGQKVVKIFGEEYNVKAKVTVLDSLSAHADQKELLEFYQNFDRQKLGKIFLVHGEENELNTFAALLKQKGFNHIFIPERGNEFEI, encoded by the coding sequence ATGCGGATTAAATTTATCGGTGCAACCAAAACAGTAACAGGGTCAATGCACTATCTCGAAATCAATAAAACAAAAATCTTACTCGATTGTGGCTTGTATCAAGGTAAAAGAAAAGATTACTTCGAACTGAACTCGAGATTTGATTTTTTCAATCCAGAAGAAATTGATTACTTGATTGTCTCACATTCGCATATTGATCATATCGGAAATATCCCAAATCTGGTCAAGCAGGGTTTTTCAGGAAAAATAATCTGCACAAATGCAACAAGTGATCTTGGTAAAGTAATGCTTTTGGATAGCGGTCACATTCAGGAAAAAGATATCGAATTCGTAAACAAAAAGAGGAAAAAGAAAGGCGAACCACCACTCGAACCATTATACACTCAAAAAGATGCTGAAAAATCATTACCACTCTTTAAAGGAATAAAACTATATAATTCTTTTGAACTCGATGATAATGTTGAATTAACCTTTTATAATGCTGGTCATATTCTTGGGTCAGCAATCACTCAGTTAAAAATTAAAAATACTGGAAAAGTAATAAATCTAACTTTCACAGGTGATCTGGGCAGACCAAATTTACCAATAATCAAAGATCCTGATACAATTGAAACACCTGATATTTTAATTTCTGAAGCAACTTATGGTGCAAGAGTGCATCAACCAATTCATGAGACAAAAAACATTTTGGTTGATAGAATTTTTTATTCATTAAAGAGAAATGGCAAAATTATAATACCCGCCTTCAGTGAAAGTAGAACTCAACAATTAATTTTACTGTTTCACGAAATTTTTGATACTTTTAATTTCAAAATTCCAATTTACATCGATAGTCCCCTTGCAACGGCTATAACCAGAATTTATCAAAAGCATATTGAAGAATATGATGAAGAAACTTATAGATACATCGAAAAAGGTAAAGATCCATTTCAATTTGAATGTGTTCACTTCACCGAGTCTGTTGAAGAATCAAAAGCATTGAACGATTTACGAGAACCTGCAATAATTATCTCAGCATCAGGAATGTGTGAAAATGGTAGAATTCTTCATCATCTTGCCAATAATATTGAGAATCCAAACAACCAGATTTTAATCGTTGGATACAACGCTGCCGAAACCTTAGGAAGAAAAATCGCAGATGGACAAAAAGTTGTTAAAATATTTGGCGAAGAATATAATGTAAAAGCCAAAGTTACTGTTTTAGATTCGTTAAGTGCCCACGCCGATCAAAAAGAGCTTTTAGAGTTTTATCAAAATTTTGACAGACAAAAATTGGGAAAAATTTTCTTAGTTCATGGTGAAGAAAATGAATTGAATACTTTTGCAGCACTCTTAAAACAAAAAGGCTTCAATCACATTTTTATTCCTGAAAGAGGAAATGAATTTGAGATTTAA
- a CDS encoding cytochrome c3 family protein yields the protein MNHSKLDYILKVRVPVTIFVIILSFAITYYVSRPERDGIGYNPEQPIPFSHKLHAGEMKIDCQYCHTSVTKSRFASIPSVQTCMNCHTIARKNRPAIIQLTEMYQKNIPLTWKRVHKLADFAYFNHSVHVNRGIDCAECHGDVKNMDVIKQVSSFTMASCLDCHRNAQLKLTYISNVKKGPENCFACHR from the coding sequence ATGAATCATTCGAAACTTGACTATATTTTAAAAGTTCGAGTGCCGGTAACAATTTTTGTTATCATACTTTCTTTCGCTATAACTTATTATGTTTCCCGTCCAGAGAGAGATGGAATAGGATATAACCCTGAACAACCTATTCCATTTTCACATAAACTTCATGCTGGTGAAATGAAAATAGATTGTCAGTATTGCCATACTTCTGTTACTAAATCGAGATTTGCATCAATTCCATCGGTGCAAACCTGTATGAACTGTCACACAATTGCGAGAAAAAACAGACCGGCAATAATTCAACTAACAGAAATGTATCAAAAGAATATTCCATTAACATGGAAACGAGTTCATAAGTTAGCTGATTTCGCTTATTTCAATCACTCAGTCCATGTTAATCGTGGGATTGATTGCGCTGAATGTCATGGTGATGTGAAGAATATGGATGTAATAAAACAAGTCTCTTCTTTTACCATGGCAAGTTGTCTTGATTGTCATCGAAATGCTCAATTAAAATTGACTTACATTTCGAATGTTAAAAAAGGTCCTGAAAACTGCTTTGCCTGTCATAGATAA
- a CDS encoding TAT-variant-translocated molybdopterin oxidoreductase — MSQDNFRRHWKSLRDYYNPEELKKIKEDEFLEGAIDNVDLAGMPPISRRRFLALLSVSSAFAFAACSNFKDKGEIVPYNKKPEEIIIGNANFYASSLNCCQNTCSILVKTREGRPIKIDGNPDHPINQGKVCIRGQAAILNLYDPDRLKSPLQKVSKRQFAPISWREANKSITDGLNKAVLQNKEIAFISNKTNSPTTLSVLKEFQQKYPTTKFYFYSNFSNKTKFEAWKEIYGTNSLPSIKLQQAKIIVALESDFLNTDGDVIEQVRQFAVTRNVNDLKNFSRLYVVEGNLTLTGANSDYRLRLRPDFQKEFLAGLLNEILNRVNPKISLPSELVSQIKNYSLSSLAAKLNLSKDVIDTLVNDLLNNQGRSIIICGDRLGKEEHLLTLILNEVLGNSQLYDFNSAYVNLVEESSIQDFEELISKINQGQVGAVINFDCNPVYDFSFLRISDVFEKVGLVVTLSEQKTETTSLSNFILPIHNELESWNDFQVRSNIINLQQPVISPMYDTRQKESILITWTTGEVYYDSIYQRKLKSRWQKEVFPQYSSINNFDTFWYACLHDGFLKLPGNNVTKPNFAVRSFNISNTTKSNEILLSIYPHPYLFDGKFGNNGWLHEVPHPVTKIVWDNYAAVSPNTAKKLDLKNGDLIQVSNGKNSIELPVFVQAGVAENLICVETGYGREECGEIGKGVGFNVQFLINKNQSSIYNSYVSIKKTGEKYNLVTAQEHHSIDDTFVKDFHRKRKIIQEGTIQQYENDPDFIRRERAELISIVHEVKYEGVKWAMAIDMNKCIGCNACVVSCVAENNIPMVGKDQVEKGREMHWMRIDTYYSGNPEEVIVSNQPMLCQHCDNAPCENVCPVSATNHSPDGLNQMAYNRCVGTRYCSNNCPYKVRRFNFLDFRSEFNNEYQYQEPLNFLNNPEVTVRSRGVMEKCTFCVQRIMEARQKAIEQDKVFNGSGVMTACQQACPSDAIEFGNMLDKNSEVSKLRNHKLAYYVLEETNVKPNVTYIAKLRNINSESV; from the coding sequence ATGAGTCAAGATAATTTTAGAAGACACTGGAAAAGTCTTAGAGATTATTACAATCCAGAAGAATTAAAGAAAATTAAAGAAGATGAATTTTTAGAAGGTGCAATAGATAATGTTGATCTGGCAGGGATGCCTCCTATATCTCGAAGAAGATTTCTGGCTTTACTTTCGGTGTCGTCGGCTTTTGCATTTGCTGCTTGCTCAAACTTCAAAGACAAAGGCGAAATTGTTCCTTACAACAAAAAGCCCGAAGAAATTATCATAGGTAATGCTAATTTTTATGCGTCAAGTTTAAATTGCTGCCAGAATACCTGTTCAATTCTTGTAAAAACTCGAGAAGGCAGGCCAATTAAAATTGATGGAAATCCAGATCATCCAATTAATCAAGGTAAGGTTTGTATTAGAGGTCAAGCAGCAATTTTGAATTTGTATGATCCTGATAGATTAAAAAGTCCACTGCAGAAAGTTTCAAAACGACAATTTGCACCAATCAGCTGGAGAGAAGCAAATAAATCAATTACAGATGGATTAAACAAAGCAGTATTGCAGAATAAAGAAATTGCATTTATTTCAAATAAAACAAATTCTCCCACAACTCTTTCTGTATTGAAAGAATTTCAACAAAAATATCCGACCACTAAATTCTATTTTTATTCTAACTTTTCTAACAAGACAAAATTTGAAGCATGGAAAGAAATTTATGGAACAAACAGTTTACCTTCTATAAAACTTCAACAGGCAAAAATCATTGTCGCACTTGAAAGTGATTTCTTGAATACAGACGGTGATGTAATTGAGCAAGTAAGACAATTTGCAGTTACCAGAAATGTTAATGATTTGAAAAATTTTAGTCGTCTTTATGTTGTTGAAGGAAATCTCACTTTAACAGGCGCAAATTCTGACTATCGTTTGAGATTAAGACCAGACTTTCAGAAAGAATTTTTAGCAGGCTTATTAAATGAAATTCTTAACAGAGTAAATCCTAAAATTTCCTTACCGTCTGAATTAGTATCTCAGATTAAAAATTATTCATTAAGCTCTTTAGCGGCCAAATTAAATCTCTCAAAAGATGTGATCGATACATTGGTTAATGATTTGCTTAACAATCAAGGTAGATCGATCATAATTTGTGGTGATAGATTAGGCAAAGAAGAACATTTACTTACATTAATCTTAAATGAAGTATTAGGAAATTCTCAACTTTATGATTTTAATTCAGCCTATGTTAATCTGGTAGAAGAAAGTTCAATTCAAGATTTTGAAGAATTAATTTCAAAAATCAATCAAGGTCAGGTTGGTGCTGTAATAAATTTTGATTGCAATCCTGTTTATGATTTTTCTTTCTTGAGAATTTCAGATGTGTTTGAAAAAGTCGGCCTTGTTGTAACTTTATCTGAACAAAAAACTGAGACGACATCATTAAGTAATTTTATTCTTCCAATTCATAATGAACTCGAAAGCTGGAATGATTTTCAGGTAAGAAGCAACATTATAAATCTTCAGCAACCTGTGATTTCACCAATGTATGATACAAGGCAAAAAGAATCTATTTTAATTACCTGGACAACCGGTGAAGTTTATTATGATTCAATTTATCAAAGAAAATTGAAATCACGCTGGCAGAAAGAAGTCTTTCCACAATATTCTTCCATAAACAATTTCGATACATTCTGGTATGCTTGCCTTCACGATGGATTTCTAAAACTCCCAGGAAATAATGTTACCAAACCAAATTTTGCTGTAAGATCATTTAATATTTCAAATACTACTAAATCAAATGAGATACTTTTAAGCATCTATCCACATCCATATCTTTTTGATGGAAAATTTGGAAATAATGGCTGGCTGCATGAAGTTCCTCATCCAGTCACAAAAATAGTCTGGGATAATTACGCAGCAGTCTCTCCAAACACTGCGAAAAAATTAGACTTAAAGAATGGTGATTTGATTCAGGTTAGCAATGGAAAAAATAGTATAGAGCTGCCAGTCTTCGTTCAAGCAGGAGTTGCTGAAAATTTAATTTGTGTTGAAACTGGATATGGCAGAGAAGAGTGTGGTGAAATTGGAAAAGGAGTCGGGTTTAATGTTCAGTTTTTGATAAACAAAAATCAAAGCTCAATTTATAATTCGTATGTAAGCATAAAGAAGACGGGTGAGAAATACAATTTAGTAACAGCTCAGGAACATCATTCGATTGACGATACATTCGTTAAAGATTTTCATCGAAAGAGAAAAATAATTCAAGAAGGAACTATTCAGCAATATGAGAATGATCCTGATTTTATTCGTCGAGAAAGGGCAGAACTAATTAGTATTGTTCACGAAGTGAAATATGAAGGCGTTAAGTGGGCAATGGCAATTGATATGAATAAATGTATTGGTTGTAATGCTTGTGTGGTAAGTTGTGTTGCTGAAAATAATATTCCGATGGTTGGAAAAGATCAGGTTGAAAAAGGCAGAGAAATGCATTGGATGAGAATTGATACTTATTATTCAGGAAATCCAGAAGAAGTAATAGTAAGCAATCAGCCAATGTTATGTCAGCATTGTGATAATGCGCCTTGTGAAAATGTTTGTCCAGTCTCAGCTACGAATCATAGTCCAGATGGATTAAATCAAATGGCTTATAATCGTTGTGTTGGTACGAGATACTGTTCAAATAACTGTCCTTATAAAGTTCGAAGATTTAACTTTTTGGATTTCCGTTCTGAGTTCAATAATGAATATCAATATCAGGAGCCTTTGAATTTCTTAAATAATCCTGAAGTAACCGTTCGCTCTCGTGGTGTGATGGAAAAATGTACTTTCTGTGTGCAAAGAATAATGGAAGCGAGACAAAAAGCAATTGAACAAGACAAAGTGTTTAACGGCAGCGGAGTTATGACTGCCTGTCAGCAAGCATGCCCTTCAGATGCAATTGAATTCGGAAATATGCTTGATAAAAACTCAGAAGTTTCGAAGTTGAGAAATCATAAACTTGCATATTATGTTCTTGAAGAAACGAATGTAAAACCAAATGTAACTTACATTGCAAAACTCAGAAACATCAATTCGGAGAGTGTGTAG
- the nrfD gene encoding polysulfide reductase NrfD, protein MRTIDYTIEPPVVEGNPSLKSINESIARPLESKPPKGWYIAISISLTMLLIGAVSLAITFIKGVGVWGVNQPVGWGFDIVNFVFWVGIGHAGTLISAILFLLRQRWRTAIARFAEAMTIFAVMCAGLFPLIHTGRPWLDGYLLPYPNQHALWVNFTSPLLWDVFAVSTYFTVSLVFWYIGLIPDLATLRDRTTNKFKKIIYSILSLGWRHSAKHWNHYEMAYLILAGFATPLVLSVHTIVSFDFAVSIMPGWHTTIFPPYFVAGAVFSGFAMVQNVLIVIRKVFKIEHIITLDTLEKMNKVMLATGMMVGYAYAMEFFIAWYSGNPIEQFVFLNRALGPYAWAYWTMVSCNVLFTQLFWFKKIRRSIPVMFVIGVLVNVGMWFERFVIVVTSLSRDYLPSSWGMYIPSIFDIGILIGSFGLFFTLIFLFIRTLPVVSIAEVKAVLPESQPSHGGSH, encoded by the coding sequence GTGAGAACAATTGATTATACAATTGAACCCCCAGTTGTAGAAGGTAATCCATCGTTAAAATCAATCAATGAAAGCATTGCTCGACCGTTAGAGTCAAAACCACCGAAAGGCTGGTACATTGCAATTTCGATTAGTTTGACAATGCTTTTGATCGGCGCAGTTAGTCTTGCAATTACTTTTATAAAAGGCGTTGGTGTATGGGGTGTTAATCAACCTGTTGGTTGGGGATTTGATATTGTAAATTTCGTCTTTTGGGTTGGTATTGGTCACGCCGGAACATTAATCTCTGCAATCCTTTTTCTTTTGAGGCAAAGATGGCGAACAGCGATCGCAAGATTTGCAGAAGCAATGACAATTTTCGCTGTTATGTGTGCGGGACTTTTTCCTTTAATTCACACTGGTCGTCCATGGCTTGATGGTTATTTACTTCCTTATCCTAATCAACATGCTCTCTGGGTAAACTTCACATCTCCATTGTTGTGGGATGTCTTTGCTGTATCAACATATTTTACTGTTTCACTTGTTTTCTGGTATATTGGTTTAATTCCCGATCTTGCTACTCTTCGAGATAGAACAACTAACAAGTTCAAGAAAATTATTTATTCGATTTTAAGTCTCGGTTGGCGTCATTCTGCAAAGCATTGGAATCATTATGAAATGGCATACTTAATTCTTGCTGGATTTGCAACACCTCTTGTTTTATCAGTTCATACAATTGTTAGTTTCGATTTTGCAGTTTCAATTATGCCTGGCTGGCATACAACAATCTTCCCACCATATTTCGTTGCTGGTGCTGTTTTCTCTGGTTTTGCAATGGTTCAGAATGTTTTGATTGTTATTAGAAAGGTCTTCAAGATTGAACACATTATCACATTAGATACACTTGAAAAGATGAACAAGGTTATGCTTGCAACTGGAATGATGGTCGGTTATGCTTATGCTATGGAATTTTTCATTGCCTGGTATAGTGGTAATCCAATTGAACAATTTGTGTTTTTGAATCGTGCGCTTGGACCTTATGCTTGGGCATACTGGACAATGGTTTCTTGCAATGTTTTATTTACACAGCTTTTCTGGTTCAAAAAAATTCGAAGATCAATTCCAGTTATGTTCGTTATTGGTGTTCTTGTTAATGTTGGAATGTGGTTTGAAAGATTTGTGATTGTTGTAACGAGTCTTTCAAGAGATTATTTACCATCTAGCTGGGGAATGTATATTCCATCCATATTCGATATTGGAATTTTAATTGGAAGTTTTGGACTGTTCTTTACATTAATTTTCTTATTTATTCGAACACTGCCTGTAGTATCAATTGCTGAGGTTAAAGCTGTACTTCCAGAATCACAGCCATCTCACGGAGGAAGTCATTGA
- a CDS encoding DUF3341 domain-containing protein produces the protein MENKPLYSVAAIFDNVNKTIEAVEKINQAGYKNYDVHTPYPVHGLPQAMKLKSSKLGWVTLIFGLSGAIFAFLFMYWVNVIDYPLIVGGKPFYQLPAYIPVMFEVTVLSAAVFTVVWMLFILFKFPNNSHPLIDTEYMNKVSVDRFGISIQADNEGFDLEKVKEFFKNLGAEEVFEIYYKIDELKDKPKIFDKKFISFLVLTSIIVSGITYFVLNQLLFMAPFNWMHEQFRVDPQTSMTVFKDGFGMRTPVEGTVSRGHLPYPFKGNPAEAEKNLINPLIPTEKVLKLGKSKYLTFCSPCHGDYGFGDSRLRGQFPNPPTLHSDRIRNMKDGGIFHIITEGQNVMPSYASQLTEDERWAIVHYIRVLQRAVNPKESDLR, from the coding sequence ATGGAAAATAAACCTTTATATTCTGTCGCTGCGATTTTTGACAATGTAAATAAAACAATTGAAGCAGTTGAGAAGATAAATCAGGCTGGTTATAAAAATTACGATGTTCACACTCCATATCCAGTTCATGGCTTACCTCAAGCGATGAAATTAAAGTCATCAAAGTTAGGATGGGTAACTCTGATTTTTGGATTATCAGGAGCAATATTCGCATTCTTATTTATGTACTGGGTGAATGTAATTGATTATCCACTAATTGTTGGTGGAAAGCCATTTTATCAATTGCCAGCTTATATTCCCGTAATGTTTGAAGTTACTGTTCTTTCAGCTGCGGTTTTTACAGTCGTATGGATGTTGTTTATTCTATTTAAGTTTCCAAATAACAGCCATCCTTTAATTGATACTGAATATATGAATAAAGTTAGTGTGGATAGATTTGGAATTTCAATTCAAGCAGATAATGAGGGATTTGATTTAGAAAAAGTTAAGGAGTTTTTCAAAAATCTTGGTGCTGAAGAAGTTTTTGAAATTTATTACAAGATTGATGAACTGAAAGATAAGCCCAAAATTTTTGATAAAAAGTTTATTTCATTTCTTGTATTGACTTCAATTATCGTTTCTGGAATAACTTACTTTGTTCTAAATCAACTTCTATTTATGGCTCCATTCAACTGGATGCACGAACAATTTCGAGTTGATCCTCAAACATCAATGACCGTTTTCAAAGATGGTTTTGGAATGAGAACTCCAGTTGAAGGCACTGTTTCAAGAGGTCATTTACCTTATCCATTTAAGGGAAATCCTGCAGAAGCTGAAAAGAATCTTATTAATCCACTTATCCCAACTGAAAAAGTTTTGAAACTTGGTAAATCAAAATATCTTACATTTTGTTCTCCCTGTCATGGTGATTATGGATTTGGTGATAGTCGATTAAGAGGGCAATTTCCCAATCCACCAACTCTACATTCAGACAGAATAAGAAATATGAAAGATGGTGGAATTTTCCACATAATAACCGAAGGTCAAAATGTTATGCCAAGTTATGCATCTCAATTAACTGAAGATGAAAGATGGGCAATAGTTCATTATATAAGAGTTCTACAAAGAGCTGTTAATCCAAAGGAGAGTGATTTAAGATGA
- a CDS encoding quinol:cytochrome C oxidoreductase encodes MSDSHRALANYNVIFTFLISVAVGNIFLFAIEYLSGAVWSTVMRRVNEIFINFIPMVFVVGLVILFNTHSIFHWSHEEAVKSDKLLQWKSPYLNQTFFTIRYFVYFLLWIAFGFFMTRNSLKQDENKDQTLTYKNSKLSAFFLPVFAITLTFFSIDFLMSTEPHWFSTIFGVYYFSGTVLAALSVVTIAVIFLYEKGYFGNILKRDHFYNLGALLFAFVNFWAYIAFSQFLLIWYANLPEETFWMIHRWQKGWEIFSFILIFGHFLITYFSLLSQQAKSNLKRLKFMAIWILVMHYVDLFWLVMPSLYKEVVFGWIEISFIILAVGILLVLFIWRYNKIKNIVPAGDPKLKRSLEFHL; translated from the coding sequence ATTTCAGATAGTCACAGAGCGTTAGCGAATTATAATGTGATTTTTACTTTTCTTATTAGTGTAGCCGTTGGAAATATATTTTTATTTGCAATTGAATATTTGTCAGGAGCTGTGTGGTCAACAGTAATGCGTAGAGTGAATGAAATTTTTATAAATTTTATTCCAATGGTTTTCGTAGTCGGGCTTGTCATTTTGTTCAACACACACTCAATTTTTCACTGGTCTCATGAAGAAGCTGTTAAAAGTGATAAACTTCTTCAATGGAAATCTCCTTATCTTAACCAAACATTTTTTACAATCAGATACTTTGTTTATTTCCTGCTTTGGATTGCGTTCGGTTTTTTTATGACAAGAAATTCTTTGAAACAAGATGAAAATAAAGATCAAACTTTAACTTATAAGAATTCAAAACTTTCTGCTTTCTTTCTGCCTGTTTTTGCGATTACATTGACTTTCTTTTCGATTGATTTCCTAATGAGCACTGAACCACATTGGTTCTCTACAATTTTTGGAGTTTATTATTTTTCGGGGACTGTTCTTGCTGCACTCTCTGTGGTTACAATTGCTGTTATCTTTTTATATGAGAAAGGATATTTTGGAAATATCCTGAAAAGAGATCATTTCTATAATCTAGGTGCATTGCTTTTTGCATTTGTAAATTTCTGGGCATACATAGCCTTCAGCCAGTTTTTGTTAATATGGTATGCAAATCTTCCCGAAGAAACTTTCTGGATGATTCATAGATGGCAAAAAGGTTGGGAAATATTTTCTTTCATCTTAATATTCGGACATTTTTTGATAACTTACTTTTCTCTTCTTTCTCAGCAAGCAAAAAGTAATTTGAAGAGATTAAAGTTTATGGCAATATGGATCCTAGTGATGCATTATGTCGATCTTTTCTGGTTAGTGATGCCTTCACTTTACAAAGAGGTTGTTTTTGGCTGGATTGAAATTTCATTTATAATTTTAGCAGTTGGAATTTTACTTGTTCTATTTATCTGGAGATATAATAAAATCAAAAATATTGTCCCAGCAGGTGATCCGAAGCTTAAAAGAAGTCTGGAGTTTCATTTATGA
- a CDS encoding cytochrome c: MKERIRRFFEIQEEINFKEIFTNPERLFGYTYFYFLVVIVGLGIYFVQNLTLINKNTIVPFVADSSNVQTDLSFELPSNLPPVDIFKLAEATPALLEKGKAFYNANCSSCHGENGKGDGVAGASMNPKPRNLTSSEGWVNGRNFAGMYKTLQVGILKSGMPAFNHINPEELIAVIHYIRTFANDFPSITKDELQNLNDTYKLSEGKKTSGQIPTSKAFNVILIEKKDEQKLYNEILQTINSNFSKYDGLILSKEKFAGLLTTTFQNNFTETDFWNIVKSNPINYGLSPKILLLDENGKKNFYTTSMSLFSKKDGRL; this comes from the coding sequence ATGAAAGAAAGAATTCGAAGATTTTTTGAAATTCAAGAAGAAATTAACTTTAAAGAAATTTTTACCAATCCTGAAAGACTTTTTGGATATACATACTTTTATTTTCTAGTAGTTATTGTTGGACTTGGAATTTATTTCGTTCAAAATCTTACCTTAATAAATAAAAACACCATTGTGCCTTTTGTTGCCGATAGTTCAAATGTACAGACTGATTTAAGTTTTGAACTTCCATCAAATTTACCTCCAGTCGATATTTTTAAATTAGCTGAAGCTACTCCTGCTTTGCTTGAAAAAGGAAAAGCATTTTATAATGCTAATTGCTCATCCTGTCATGGTGAAAATGGTAAAGGTGATGGTGTAGCTGGTGCTTCAATGAATCCAAAACCAAGGAATCTTACTTCTTCTGAAGGTTGGGTTAACGGTAGAAATTTTGCTGGAATGTATAAAACATTGCAGGTGGGTATTTTAAAAAGTGGAATGCCTGCATTTAATCATATTAATCCTGAAGAATTAATTGCTGTGATTCATTACATAAGAACATTTGCTAATGATTTTCCCTCAATTACAAAAGATGAACTTCAAAATCTCAACGATACTTACAAACTTTCTGAAGGTAAGAAAACTTCAGGGCAGATTCCTACATCAAAAGCTTTTAATGTCATTTTAATTGAGAAAAAGGATGAACAAAAACTTTATAATGAAATTTTACAAACAATTAATTCTAATTTTTCTAAATATGACGGATTGATCCTTTCAAAAGAAAAATTCGCCGGTCTTTTAACAACTACTTTTCAAAACAATTTTACTGAAACAGATTTTTGGAATATTGTCAAATCCAACCCGATTAATTATGGTCTAAGTCCCAAAATTTTACTTTTGGATGAAAATGGTAAAAAGAACTTTTATACGACTTCGATGAGTTTATTTAGCAAAAAGGATGGAAGACTATGA
- a CDS encoding SCO family protein, producing MISKIYKNILLISFLILISIFNLSASTQPQKKAALEEQLGKYIPLDAEFYNEFGQKVKLRDVIKKPTILTLVFYECKGICTPLLTELAKNINEIDLKLGKDYQIVTVSFDPEETSSLASSKKANYIKLLNNKPPDDAWQFLVGDSSNIYSLTNSIGFYFFKEEDQFVHPGALIFISPEGKITRYLLGIEYLPFNVKMAILEAGEGKVGPTIAKLIKFCYVYDAEGKKYALSVTRIAGIITLIAAGIFILFLIAKPKKKNLEVK from the coding sequence ATGATAAGCAAGATTTATAAAAACATTTTACTTATATCTTTTTTAATTCTAATTAGCATTTTTAATTTAAGTGCTTCGACACAGCCTCAAAAGAAAGCTGCGCTTGAGGAACAACTCGGAAAATATATTCCCCTTGATGCAGAATTTTATAATGAATTTGGGCAAAAGGTTAAATTAAGAGATGTGATTAAGAAACCTACGATACTTACTCTGGTTTTTTATGAATGCAAAGGTATATGCACACCTTTACTAACTGAATTGGCAAAAAACATAAATGAAATTGATCTTAAGTTAGGTAAGGATTATCAAATCGTTACTGTGAGTTTTGATCCTGAAGAAACATCATCTCTGGCAAGTTCAAAAAAAGCTAACTACATTAAATTACTTAATAATAAACCGCCCGATGATGCCTGGCAATTCTTAGTTGGAGATAGTTCGAATATTTATTCATTAACTAATTCAATTGGTTTTTATTTCTTTAAGGAAGAAGATCAATTTGTTCATCCTGGAGCCTTAATATTTATCTCACCGGAAGGAAAGATTACCAGATATCTACTCGGCATTGAATATCTACCATTCAATGTTAAAATGGCAATTCTTGAGGCAGGGGAAGGGAAAGTTGGTCCTACAATAGCTAAGTTGATCAAGTTCTGCTATGTTTATGATGCCGAAGGGAAAAAATACGCATTGAGTGTAACTCGAATTGCAGGAATAATAACGCTTATCGCTGCGGGGATTTTTATACTCTTTTTAATTGCAAAACCAAAGAAGAAAAATTTAGAGGTGAAGTAA